A genomic stretch from Helianthus annuus cultivar XRQ/B chromosome 1, HanXRQr2.0-SUNRISE, whole genome shotgun sequence includes:
- the LOC110899383 gene encoding outer envelope pore protein 16-4, chloroplastic isoform X2, whose product MDTNTELYHDVPCSSIAVESIISVGTGGLIWGLCSGSYDAKQKGLFAGIFSFTRCGIRRYRKKSDWVNALVAGGVAGAAIGAGTRNWRQVAVMTAFLSGFCAIADQSRAI is encoded by the exons ATGGACACGAACACCGAGTTGTACCACGATGTTCCGTGCTCTTCGATCGCCGTAGAATCCATCATTAGCGTCGGAACC GGCGGATTAATCTGGGGTTTATGTTCTGGTTCCTACGATGCCAAACAAAAAG GACTCTTTGCCGGAATCTTTTCGTTTACGCGCTGTGGGATTCGAAGATACCGCAAGAAAAGTGATTGG GTGAATGCTCTAGTTGCAGGTGGAGTTGCAGGGGCAGCCATTGGTGCTGGAACCCGAAACTGGCGGCAGGTTGCAGTGATGACCGCTTTCCTTTCTGGGTTTTGTGCCATTGCTGACCAATCAAGAGCAATCTGA
- the LOC110899383 gene encoding outer envelope pore protein 16-4, chloroplastic isoform X1 yields MDTNTELYHDVPCSSIAVESIISVGTGGLIWGLCSGSYDAKQKGLTGISRASFLAKTVGKYGFQCGLFAGIFSFTRCGIRRYRKKSDWVNALVAGGVAGAAIGAGTRNWRQVAVMTAFLSGFCAIADQSRAI; encoded by the exons ATGGACACGAACACCGAGTTGTACCACGATGTTCCGTGCTCTTCGATCGCCGTAGAATCCATCATTAGCGTCGGAACC GGCGGATTAATCTGGGGTTTATGTTCTGGTTCCTACGATGCCAAACAAAAAG GTCTGACCGGTATTTCTCGAGCTTCTTTCCTT GCCAAGACGGTTGGTAAATATGGGTTCCAATGTG GACTCTTTGCCGGAATCTTTTCGTTTACGCGCTGTGGGATTCGAAGATACCGCAAGAAAAGTGATTGG GTGAATGCTCTAGTTGCAGGTGGAGTTGCAGGGGCAGCCATTGGTGCTGGAACCCGAAACTGGCGGCAGGTTGCAGTGATGACCGCTTTCCTTTCTGGGTTTTGTGCCATTGCTGACCAATCAAGAGCAATCTGA